The following coding sequences lie in one Myxococcus xanthus genomic window:
- a CDS encoding di-heme oxidoreductase family protein, translating to MKASWWLTALLLTAGAPRQESGAPAPGAAVSEVPGRPDDEALAGGGTTVFDVSHNAYGRALGNLAPTRWYQMREGKVLFMRDWAAHEEGLAGPLTNAAGCGSCHFKDGRGRPLPEMGPEAPLLVRLSVPAKDAPAGHHEPVYGVQLNDRGTADVPAEGTVQVTYTDVKGTYADGTPYTLRQPRYRINQLGYGKLAPEVMLSPRIPSQLFGLGLLAAIPDEAIHALADADDRDGDGVSGRPNRVVSVHSGKVELGRFGWKANQPTLEQQVASAFSEDLGLTSPLYPESNCTAKQEGCMTRVAAKGPALSRHVLERTTLYLRLIGVPARRDVLEPTVMKGQTLFQKTGCAACHQREFITGTVEDVPELSNQRIRPYTDLLLHDMGPELADGRPDGEATGTEWRTPPLWGLGLLETVNRQVRMLHDGRARSFEEAILWHGGEGARARERFKALSKAEREALVAFLRSL from the coding sequence GAGCTCCCAGGCAGGAGAGCGGCGCACCCGCGCCGGGCGCGGCCGTCTCGGAGGTGCCCGGGCGCCCGGACGACGAGGCTCTGGCGGGGGGCGGCACCACGGTGTTTGACGTCTCGCACAATGCCTATGGCCGCGCGCTGGGAAACCTGGCGCCCACGCGCTGGTACCAGATGCGCGAAGGCAAGGTGTTGTTCATGCGGGACTGGGCCGCGCATGAAGAAGGGCTGGCGGGCCCGCTGACGAACGCCGCCGGGTGTGGTTCGTGTCACTTCAAGGATGGCCGGGGCCGCCCGCTGCCCGAGATGGGGCCGGAGGCGCCGCTGCTCGTCCGGTTGAGCGTGCCCGCGAAGGACGCGCCCGCGGGGCATCACGAACCCGTCTACGGCGTGCAGCTCAATGACCGTGGGACCGCGGATGTCCCGGCCGAGGGCACGGTCCAGGTCACCTATACGGACGTGAAGGGGACGTACGCGGACGGGACGCCGTACACGCTGCGTCAGCCGCGCTACCGCATCAATCAACTGGGCTATGGGAAGCTGGCTCCCGAAGTGATGCTCTCGCCGCGCATCCCCTCCCAGCTCTTCGGCCTGGGGCTGCTGGCGGCCATCCCGGATGAAGCCATCCACGCCCTGGCGGACGCGGATGACCGTGATGGGGACGGCGTCTCCGGCCGTCCGAACCGCGTGGTCAGCGTCCACTCCGGCAAGGTGGAGCTGGGCCGCTTCGGGTGGAAGGCCAATCAGCCCACGCTGGAGCAACAGGTCGCCAGCGCCTTCTCCGAGGACCTGGGACTGACGTCACCGCTCTATCCGGAGAGCAACTGCACGGCGAAGCAGGAAGGCTGCATGACGCGAGTGGCCGCCAAGGGCCCCGCGTTGTCGCGCCACGTCCTGGAGCGGACGACGCTGTACCTGCGGCTCATCGGCGTGCCCGCGCGGCGCGACGTGTTGGAGCCCACCGTGATGAAGGGACAGACCCTCTTCCAGAAGACGGGCTGCGCGGCGTGCCACCAGCGGGAGTTCATCACGGGCACGGTCGAGGATGTCCCGGAGCTGTCCAACCAACGCATCCGTCCGTACACGGACCTGCTGCTTCACGACATGGGGCCGGAGCTGGCGGACGGCCGCCCTGACGGAGAAGCGACCGGCACCGAGTGGAGGACGCCGCCCTTGTGGGGACTGGGGTTGCTGGAGACGGTGAACCGTCAGGTGCGGATGCTCCACGACGGGCGCGCGCGCAGCTTCGAGGAGGCCATCCTGTGGCACGGGGGCGAAGGCGCTCGTGCCCGCGAGCGCTTCAAGGCCTTGAGCAAGGCGGAGCGTGAGGCATTGGTGGCCTTCCTGCGCTCGCTCTGA